One part of the Deltaproteobacteria bacterium genome encodes these proteins:
- a CDS encoding ABC transporter permease — MQRFIIIRIIQSFFIILGVLVFVFILGRVGANDPAILMAGPDAEEEDIEEIRRVYGLDKPVIIQLGYFFRELAKGNFGRSYNWDQPALSLVLSRFPATIKLSLVAFFMVWTISICLGILSAVKRGTWVDTITRVYVFSGQSIPNFWFALILILIFGVKLGVLPTSGYGGLRHIILPAIALGLFGGAGLTRLTRSGMINVLDSEYIKMARAKGLRERTVLFKHALKNGAIPLVTLMGPLMAGMFSGSLIIELVFAWPGIGRLTYQAVLNSDFPVVQCAVFISTTLLVFGNLAVDIIYVLIDPRIRSFRRRRA; from the coding sequence ATGCAAAGATTTATCATTATCAGGATCATTCAGTCCTTCTTTATTATTCTTGGTGTACTGGTTTTTGTTTTCATCCTCGGGCGGGTCGGGGCTAACGACCCGGCCATTCTCATGGCCGGCCCTGACGCCGAGGAGGAGGACATTGAAGAGATACGCCGTGTTTATGGTCTTGACAAGCCTGTCATCATCCAGCTTGGATACTTCTTCAGGGAGCTGGCCAAAGGCAATTTCGGACGTTCTTATAACTGGGATCAACCGGCGTTAAGCCTAGTCCTCAGCCGGTTTCCGGCAACTATTAAATTATCCCTGGTGGCCTTCTTTATGGTCTGGACCATAAGTATCTGTCTGGGAATACTGTCTGCCGTTAAACGAGGCACCTGGGTTGACACGATAACCAGGGTTTATGTCTTTTCCGGTCAATCAATCCCCAATTTCTGGTTTGCCTTGATATTAATCCTGATTTTTGGGGTAAAACTGGGCGTGCTCCCCACTTCCGGTTATGGAGGCCTCAGACATATCATCCTGCCGGCCATAGCCCTGGGTCTCTTTGGCGGGGCCGGCCTGACGCGTTTAACCCGATCCGGCATGATCAATGTTCTTGATTCCGAATATATAAAGATGGCCCGGGCTAAAGGCTTGCGGGAAAGAACGGTCCTTTTCAAACATGCGCTTAAAAACGGAGCTATTCCCCTGGTGACCTTGATGGGGCCTCTTATGGCCGGCATGTTCAGCGGATCGCTGATCATCGAACTGGTGTTTGCCTGGCCTGGTATCGGCCGTCTGACCTACCAGGCCGTCTTGAATTCAGACTTTCCCGTGGTCCAGTGCGCCGTGTTTATAAGCACCACCTTGCTTGTTTTCGGAAACCTGGCCGTTGACATAATCTACGTCTTAATTGACCCACGGATTCGATCTTTTCGCAGGAGGAGGGCCTGA
- a CDS encoding DedA family protein — protein MISELTAWVIHWASTPYGAFALFALALAESSFFPIPPDALLIALCLINPEMSFIYAFVCSIGSVLGGIVGYIIGLKGGRPLLGRWFKSDKVRLVEDYFQRWDVWAVGLAGFTPIPYKIFTISAGVFDLNFPRFLLTSIISRSTRFFIVAALFFFFGEPIKDLIERYFGLLTILFFILLFLGFYFIKIMGKRAAASGGTQDES, from the coding sequence ATGATCAGCGAGCTGACAGCCTGGGTGATCCATTGGGCCTCCACGCCATACGGCGCCTTTGCCTTATTTGCCTTGGCCCTGGCCGAGTCCAGTTTTTTCCCGATCCCTCCTGACGCGCTTTTAATAGCTCTCTGTTTGATCAATCCTGAAATGTCGTTTATCTATGCTTTTGTCTGCTCCATTGGATCAGTTCTGGGGGGAATCGTCGGATATATTATTGGTCTGAAAGGCGGGCGGCCGCTCCTCGGACGCTGGTTCAAGTCGGACAAGGTTCGTCTGGTGGAGGACTACTTTCAGCGGTGGGATGTCTGGGCGGTGGGCCTGGCCGGATTCACGCCCATCCCGTACAAGATTTTCACCATCTCCGCCGGGGTATTCGACCTGAACTTCCCCCGCTTTTTGCTGACCTCCATCATCAGCCGCAGCACGCGCTTCTTCATCGTGGCGGCCCTCTTCTTTTTCTTTGGTGAGCCGATAAAGGACTTGATCGAGCGATACTTCGGACTCTTGACCATACTCTTTTTTATACTATTGTTTCTGGGTTTTTATTTCATCAAGATCATGGGAAAGCGGGCGGCCGCGTCAGGAGGCACGCAAGATGAAAGCTGA
- a CDS encoding undecaprenyl-diphosphate phosphatase yields MATVKAVILGVIQGLTEFLPVSSSGHLVLSQHLFGIKKPEVFFDVVLHLGTLTAVCLVFRRDIAALAAELLHLPKVVRGRDSLAAAWRERPNFRLLVLILAGTIPTGLIGFIFQDFLESLFASTFAVGLALLVTGSILFLTRLIKDGGRGITGFRAVDALLIGLAQGLAITPGISRSGFTISTGLFLGLDRELAARYSFLLSIPAILGALIIQFEGVAASSFDLLAFGLGFLAAVISGWLAIILLLKIVRRGDLHYFAYYCWLVGLVTLGLTIYGISG; encoded by the coding sequence TTGGCAACTGTAAAGGCCGTTATTTTAGGGGTTATCCAGGGCCTGACAGAATTCCTGCCGGTCAGTAGCTCCGGTCACCTGGTTTTAAGCCAGCATCTTTTTGGCATAAAAAAGCCGGAGGTCTTTTTTGACGTGGTATTGCACCTGGGGACCCTGACCGCGGTCTGTCTTGTTTTTCGGCGCGACATAGCGGCGCTGGCGGCTGAGCTCCTGCACCTGCCAAAGGTGGTCAGGGGGCGCGATTCCCTGGCCGCCGCCTGGCGAGAACGGCCCAATTTCAGGCTCTTGGTTCTGATCCTGGCCGGAACCATTCCCACGGGCCTGATTGGATTCATCTTCCAGGACTTTCTCGAATCCCTGTTCGCTTCCACCTTTGCGGTGGGCCTGGCCCTCCTTGTGACCGGTTCGATTTTATTTCTGACCAGGCTGATTAAAGACGGAGGCAGAGGCATAACCGGGTTTCGCGCCGTGGACGCCCTGCTCATCGGCCTGGCTCAGGGCCTGGCCATCACGCCGGGCATTTCCCGTTCAGGCTTTACCATCAGTACCGGTCTTTTTTTAGGACTGGATCGGGAGCTTGCGGCGCGGTATTCCTTTTTGCTTTCCATCCCAGCTATTCTTGGGGCCTTAATTATTCAATTCGAGGGCGTGGCCGCCAGTTCATTCGACCTTCTTGCCTTTGGCCTGGGTTTTCTGGCCGCGGTGATTTCCGGCTGGCTGGCCATTATTCTTCTGCTCAAAATAGTTCGGCGCGGGGATCTCCATTATTTCGCTTACTACTGCTGGCTGGTCGGTCTAGTAACCCTGGGCCTGACGATTTACGGTATCTCGGGATGA
- the nifS gene encoding cysteine desulfurase NifS, with product MKTVYVDNNATTRTAPEAVEAMLPYFSDLYGNPSSMHFFGGQVEKELKQARAKIAALIGAAPEEIVYTSCGTESDNTAIWATLRSYPEKRHVITTRVEHPAINNQVNYLRQSGFRVTEVGVDREGRLNMDHLRDAISEETAIISVMWANNETGVIFPVEEIAELAASHGVVFHTDAIQVVGKIPINLKETKIDLLSLSGHKLHAPKGIGVLYVRKGTKFKPFIVGGHQERGRRGGTENVPYIIGLGKAAELAMDSLPDEATRVKALRDRLEQGLLSAVPNSMVNGDREHRLPNTASISFEYVEGEAILIHLSNVGICASSGSACTSGSLEPSHVLRAMGVPFTAVHGSMRFSLSVYNTEEEIDYILEHVPKTIAKLRSISPFWKDGKPVESALLTGTVSCSVTPAGSAH from the coding sequence ATGAAGACCGTCTATGTGGATAATAACGCCACCACCCGCACGGCCCCGGAAGCGGTTGAAGCCATGCTGCCTTACTTCAGCGACCTTTATGGAAATCCCTCGAGCATGCATTTTTTTGGAGGCCAGGTTGAGAAGGAACTCAAGCAGGCCAGGGCCAAAATCGCCGCCCTTATCGGAGCTGCCCCTGAAGAAATCGTCTATACCTCATGCGGCACCGAAAGCGACAATACCGCTATCTGGGCCACGCTCAGGTCCTACCCTGAAAAGAGGCATGTCATTACTACCCGGGTCGAGCACCCGGCCATTAATAACCAGGTCAATTACCTGCGCCAAAGCGGCTTTCGGGTGACCGAGGTTGGAGTGGACCGTGAGGGGCGCCTGAACATGGATCATCTCCGTGACGCCATTTCCGAAGAAACAGCCATCATCAGCGTTATGTGGGCTAACAACGAAACCGGCGTTATCTTCCCGGTCGAGGAAATCGCCGAGCTGGCCGCAAGTCATGGGGTGGTCTTTCATACCGATGCGATTCAGGTGGTGGGAAAGATTCCCATCAACCTCAAGGAGACGAAGATAGACCTTCTTTCCCTTTCCGGCCATAAGCTCCACGCTCCCAAAGGTATCGGCGTCCTGTACGTCCGAAAAGGGACGAAGTTCAAGCCGTTCATTGTCGGCGGGCATCAGGAGAGAGGCCGGCGGGGCGGGACAGAAAACGTGCCTTACATCATCGGCCTGGGAAAGGCGGCTGAACTCGCCATGGATTCACTGCCTGATGAGGCCACTCGGGTCAAGGCTCTCCGGGACAGGCTGGAACAAGGCCTGCTCTCAGCCGTGCCCAACTCCATGGTCAACGGCGACCGGGAGCATCGGCTGCCTAATACCGCCAGCATCAGTTTTGAATACGTGGAGGGAGAGGCGATCCTGATTCATCTCTCCAATGTGGGTATCTGCGCCTCTTCCGGTTCGGCCTGTACTTCCGGTTCCCTGGAACCCTCGCATGTCCTCAGGGCCATGGGAGTGCCTTTTACCGCGGTTCATGGCTCGATGCGGTTTTCTCTAAGTGTTTATAACACCGAAGAGGAGATTGATTATATCCTGGAGCACGTGCCTAAAACCATCGCGAAGTTAAGGAGTATCTCCCCTTTCTGGAAGGATGGCAAACCGGTCGAGTCAGCACTTCTGACCGGGACTGTTTCGTGCAGCGTCACCCCGGCCGGGAGCGCTCACTAG
- a CDS encoding ABC transporter ATP-binding protein, with protein MNEHLLEVEDLKAYFFVRRGVAKAVDGVSFKLDKGEVLGLVGESGCGKSVTAMSILRLIPSPPGKIVGGKILFHTQDKSGKETEVDLLKLNQAEMRKYRGKLISVVLQDPMTSLNPVFTIGSQVAEPFRLHEKFTGAALLQKIIEVLKRVRIPNPEVRIADYPHQFSGGMRQRVSTAMAIGCNPQLLIADEPTTALDVTIQAQLLKLFAQIQRESHMAIILITHNLGIIARLCSRVCVMYAGRIIEEGTVKRIFKNPAHPYTRALMDSVPRLGKKKQLVSIEGQPPNLLFLPTGCSFWPRCAMADERCKQEYPPIKKVEGDEYVKCWKYSGD; from the coding sequence ATGAATGAACATCTACTGGAAGTTGAGGACTTGAAGGCCTATTTTTTCGTGCGGCGCGGTGTTGCCAAGGCGGTTGACGGGGTCAGTTTCAAACTTGACAAGGGCGAAGTTTTGGGGCTGGTGGGTGAATCCGGATGTGGCAAAAGCGTAACAGCCATGTCCATCCTGCGTTTGATTCCCAGTCCGCCGGGTAAGATCGTTGGGGGTAAAATCCTGTTTCATACCCAGGACAAATCAGGAAAAGAAACAGAAGTTGATCTCCTGAAATTAAACCAGGCGGAAATGAGGAAATATCGGGGCAAGCTGATATCGGTAGTCCTCCAGGACCCCATGACCTCGCTCAATCCTGTCTTTACTATCGGCAGCCAGGTCGCTGAACCCTTTCGTCTTCACGAGAAATTTACAGGCGCAGCTCTTCTCCAAAAGATCATCGAGGTCTTGAAAAGGGTCAGAATCCCCAACCCCGAAGTGAGGATCGCCGATTATCCCCACCAGTTCAGCGGCGGGATGAGGCAGAGAGTCTCCACGGCCATGGCTATTGGCTGTAATCCTCAACTGCTCATCGCCGATGAACCGACCACGGCCCTGGACGTAACTATTCAAGCTCAACTACTAAAGCTCTTTGCACAGATCCAGCGCGAATCGCACATGGCCATTATTTTAATTACCCACAACCTGGGTATTATTGCGCGCCTGTGCAGCCGTGTTTGCGTCATGTATGCCGGCCGAATCATCGAAGAAGGAACCGTGAAGAGAATATTTAAAAACCCGGCTCATCCTTATACCAGGGCCTTAATGGATTCTGTGCCTCGTTTGGGTAAAAAGAAGCAGCTTGTTTCCATTGAAGGCCAGCCGCCAAACCTGCTTTTTCTTCCGACCGGATGCAGTTTCTGGCCCCGCTGTGCAATGGCTGACGAGAGATGTAAACAGGAATATCCGCCCATTAAAAAAGTGGAGGGGGATGAGTATGTTAAATGCTGGAAATATTCTGGAGACTGA
- a CDS encoding ATP-binding cassette domain-containing protein, whose translation MNDVLLAVDKLIKYFPVRAGLIFDRTKGYIKAVDGVSFDVHNGQTFGLVGESGCGKTTIAKLLLLLEPLTSGSILFKHKSITDMNREELREYQFSIQAVFQDPYSSLSPRMRARDIISEPMSTAGGFSKTDKNDRVKELLEIVGLLPESAAMYPHEFSGGQRQRVAVARALAVNPRIIILDEPVSALDVSLQAQILNLLEAIQEKFGITYLIISHDLAVVEHIGDTIGVMYLGQIVESAPADSLYTEAQHPYTQALLSAVPIPDPEVEITEEILGGEVPSPLNPPRGCRFHPRCSQAKEICAQVEPELKEIGPGHKVACHI comes from the coding sequence ATGAATGATGTCCTTCTGGCTGTAGATAAGCTGATTAAATATTTTCCTGTTCGCGCCGGGCTGATTTTTGACCGGACCAAAGGCTATATTAAGGCGGTTGACGGCGTGAGCTTTGATGTACATAACGGACAAACCTTCGGCCTGGTGGGGGAATCCGGGTGCGGTAAGACCACGATCGCAAAACTGCTCCTTCTGCTCGAACCGCTGACCAGTGGTTCGATTCTGTTCAAACACAAATCTATTACTGACATGAACAGGGAGGAGCTAAGGGAATATCAGTTCTCAATTCAGGCGGTCTTCCAGGACCCTTACAGTTCACTAAGCCCCAGAATGCGAGCCCGTGACATCATCAGCGAACCGATGTCCACCGCGGGGGGGTTCTCCAAAACGGACAAGAATGACCGCGTCAAGGAATTACTAGAAATCGTGGGCCTGCTGCCCGAATCCGCGGCCATGTATCCGCATGAATTCAGCGGCGGTCAGCGCCAGCGGGTCGCCGTGGCCCGGGCCTTGGCGGTCAACCCCAGGATCATCATCCTGGACGAGCCGGTCTCTGCCCTTGATGTCTCCCTTCAAGCCCAGATACTCAACCTGCTCGAGGCAATCCAGGAAAAATTCGGCATAACCTATCTGATCATCTCTCACGATCTGGCCGTGGTCGAGCATATTGGGGATACCATCGGGGTCATGTATCTGGGGCAAATAGTCGAATCCGCGCCGGCCGACAGTCTTTACACCGAGGCCCAGCATCCATATACCCAGGCCCTGCTTTCCGCGGTCCCGATCCCCGACCCCGAAGTGGAAATTACAGAAGAAATCCTCGGGGGCGAAGTTCCCAGCCCGCTCAATCCGCCCCGGGGATGCAGGTTCCACCCTCGCTGTTCTCAGGCTAAAGAAATCTGCGCTCAGGTAGAACCTGAGCTCAAAGAGATTGGCCCCGGCCATAAAGTGGCCTGCCATATTTAA
- a CDS encoding ABC transporter permease, with protein sequence MTTASSPSSETALPAQARTGRQTQHILITLKQAPIIPALVVILVIICAVFAPYIAPHDPQKIIPKDRLTPPVWSEGGSSKYILGTDSTGRDLLSRIIYGARVSLIVALLGIGISSVFGTFVGLIAGYFGGLVDMFIMRVVDVMMSLPVLFLALALAAVLPSGMFIIILIVSVFGWVHFTRIVRGEVLSLKERDFVALAKVAQASPLRIMIRHILPNVVNTLTVLITLDVGGVIMFEAAFSFIGFGVQPPTPSWGNILSEGQNYLTTAWWIATFPGLALVAMVFSCNFIGDWLRDALDPKLRQF encoded by the coding sequence ATGACAACAGCATCCTCCCCCTCCTCTGAGACGGCCCTGCCAGCGCAAGCTCGGACCGGGCGCCAGACTCAGCACATCCTAATTACTTTAAAGCAGGCTCCGATTATACCGGCCTTGGTCGTTATCCTGGTTATTATCTGTGCCGTTTTCGCTCCTTATATAGCTCCACATGATCCTCAAAAAATTATCCCCAAGGACAGGTTAACTCCTCCGGTCTGGAGTGAAGGCGGAAGCAGTAAATATATTCTGGGCACCGACTCCACGGGCCGGGATCTTTTAAGCCGCATCATTTACGGCGCTCGCGTTTCATTAATCGTGGCTCTTTTGGGGATCGGGATCTCATCGGTCTTTGGAACATTCGTCGGCCTTATTGCCGGCTACTTTGGCGGTCTGGTTGACATGTTCATCATGCGAGTCGTGGATGTCATGATGTCCCTGCCCGTTTTGTTTCTTGCCTTGGCCCTGGCCGCGGTCCTGCCATCCGGGATGTTCATCATTATTTTAATTGTTTCTGTCTTCGGCTGGGTTCATTTTACCCGTATCGTCAGGGGCGAGGTCTTGAGTTTGAAAGAACGCGACTTCGTGGCCCTGGCCAAAGTGGCCCAAGCCAGTCCCCTCAGGATTATGATCAGGCATATCCTGCCCAACGTGGTCAACACCCTGACCGTTCTGATCACTCTCGACGTCGGGGGAGTCATCATGTTCGAGGCGGCCTTCAGTTTTATCGGTTTTGGGGTCCAGCCCCCGACCCCGTCCTGGGGCAACATACTGTCTGAAGGCCAGAATTATCTCACCACCGCCTGGTGGATTGCGACCTTTCCCGGACTGGCGCTCGTGGCCATGGTATTCTCCTGCAACTTTATCGGCGACTGGCTGCGGGACGCCCTCGACCCCAAACTCAGGCAGTTTTAA
- the nifU gene encoding Fe-S cluster assembly protein NifU codes for MWDYTDKVKDFFENPRNVGEVGRIDGVGEVGSLACGDALRLTIQVDKSSGKIEDARFQTFGCASAIASSSALTEMIRGLTTEEALNISNKDIADYLGGLPKEKMHCSVLGREAMEAAIANYLGQAPKKEEGEIICECFGVTDRDIERVVMENDLTTLEEVTDYTKAGGGCGSCHEKIEALLYRIMAKRQKEAQAAETPPKKLTNLQKIKLIEETIEREIRPALKMDGGDIELVDVDGNHVMVTLKGTCSTCAASQFTLTEYVEQKLKEFVTDEIMVVEVKQ; via the coding sequence ATGTGGGATTACACGGATAAGGTTAAGGATTTCTTTGAAAATCCCCGCAACGTCGGGGAGGTGGGCCGCATAGACGGAGTCGGAGAGGTTGGTTCCCTGGCCTGCGGGGACGCCCTTCGTTTGACCATCCAGGTTGATAAATCTTCGGGCAAGATTGAGGACGCCAGGTTTCAAACCTTTGGGTGCGCCAGCGCCATTGCCAGTTCTTCAGCCCTGACCGAGATGATCAGGGGGCTCACCACTGAAGAGGCCTTGAATATTTCCAATAAAGACATCGCTGATTACCTGGGCGGTCTGCCCAAGGAGAAGATGCACTGTTCAGTCCTGGGCCGGGAGGCTATGGAGGCGGCTATCGCCAACTATCTTGGCCAGGCGCCGAAGAAGGAGGAAGGGGAAATCATCTGTGAATGCTTTGGCGTGACGGACAGGGACATTGAACGTGTGGTCATGGAGAATGATCTGACAACGCTGGAGGAAGTCACGGATTATACCAAGGCCGGCGGCGGCTGCGGGTCGTGTCATGAAAAGATCGAGGCCCTGCTTTACCGCATCATGGCCAAACGGCAAAAGGAGGCTCAGGCAGCCGAGACCCCTCCTAAAAAGCTGACCAATCTCCAGAAAATCAAGCTGATTGAGGAGACGATTGAACGCGAAATTCGCCCGGCGCTCAAAATGGACGGAGGAGACATCGAGCTGGTGGATGTGGATGGCAACCATGTCATGGTGACCCTGAAAGGAACCTGCTCCACCTGCGCCGCCAGCCAGTTTACTCTCACAGAGTATGTCGAACAGAAGCTCAAGGAATTTGTGACCGACGAAATAATGGTTGTGGAGGTTAAGCAATGA
- a CDS encoding class I mannose-6-phosphate isomerase translates to MKAEVYPVILEPLVLGKPWGARGKGPELVPGADANLKVGEVWLTADGDRQSMVMNGPMAGMTLKDLRLKWGPDLLGQGPAGKKDEPFPLLLKFIHAAEHLSVQVHPDDPTAVRLEGSGPGKTEAWYILEADAGARLVLGLKAGVDRTG, encoded by the coding sequence ATGAAAGCTGAAGTCTATCCGGTGATCCTTGAACCGCTGGTCCTGGGGAAACCCTGGGGCGCCCGAGGCAAGGGCCCGGAACTCGTACCCGGAGCCGATGCAAACCTGAAGGTCGGTGAGGTCTGGCTGACCGCGGATGGTGACCGGCAGAGCATGGTCATGAACGGTCCCATGGCCGGGATGACCCTTAAGGATTTACGGTTGAAATGGGGCCCTGATCTTCTGGGACAGGGGCCAGCCGGTAAAAAGGATGAGCCCTTCCCTTTGCTTCTCAAATTCATTCATGCGGCCGAGCACCTCTCTGTGCAGGTTCATCCTGATGATCCCACCGCGGTCAGGCTGGAAGGATCGGGGCCGGGTAAGACCGAGGCCTGGTACATCCTTGAAGCCGACGCCGGGGCCAGGCTCGTGCTGGGACTCAAGGCCGGGGTTGATCGGACCGG
- a CDS encoding HD domain-containing protein — translation MSYQGEMEKDLLNAIGDRLEELPGFLALSAAARTLPWPLFVVGGAVRDLILKREVNDLDLTTAGPLDITARQLSSALETRAIPLGRAPKQTLRFALPELIIDLVPLEGGNIETELARRDLTINAMAVEFRPDRDRIRLIDPWSGLEDLKQKKARFVSEAVVLADPLRLLRLFRFAATLNLTPHPASLALVDKHAVLIRKMAGERIREELLKILAAPKSHATMKTMMEQGLLSALIPELRLLQDCIQNAHHHLDVLDHTFQAFSFLEEIMERPEQHFPDFVSEIKTYLAHENRPALLKLAILLHDLGKPATRSEDGAGRVHFYKHEVIGVKTAAQIAGRFRLSRAEETFICFIIRHHLQPFHLFTAQAANKLQPKGIYRFGRSAGPELWGLLLHALADAMATRGPASEIHGGLPSLLAFFKHLILEITQQSQKLPRLVTGTDLMTAFGLPSSPLIGRLLVSIEEAQVTGQIHNKNEALILTAQLLKEQK, via the coding sequence ATGAGCTATCAGGGAGAGATGGAAAAGGACCTTCTAAACGCAATTGGTGATCGTCTTGAGGAATTACCCGGATTTCTGGCTCTATCCGCAGCGGCCCGGACCTTACCATGGCCCTTGTTTGTGGTTGGGGGCGCGGTGCGGGACCTGATCCTTAAAAGAGAAGTCAACGATCTGGACCTAACCACAGCCGGTCCGCTGGATATAACAGCCCGACAGTTATCTTCAGCCCTCGAAACCAGGGCCATTCCCCTTGGTCGCGCCCCGAAGCAAACCCTGCGCTTCGCCTTACCCGAGCTTATCATTGATCTGGTGCCGCTCGAAGGCGGAAACATTGAGACCGAGTTGGCCCGCCGGGACCTGACCATCAATGCTATGGCTGTGGAATTCCGGCCGGACCGGGACCGAATCCGGCTTATTGATCCCTGGAGCGGTCTTGAAGACTTAAAACAAAAAAAGGCCAGGTTTGTTTCAGAGGCAGTCGTCCTGGCCGATCCCTTGCGCCTGCTAAGGCTTTTTCGGTTCGCAGCCACCTTGAACCTGACCCCTCACCCCGCCAGTCTGGCCCTGGTAGACAAACATGCCGTTTTGATCAGGAAAATGGCTGGCGAAAGGATTCGTGAGGAACTCCTTAAGATTCTGGCCGCACCTAAAAGTCATGCCACCATGAAGACCATGATGGAGCAAGGGCTGCTGAGTGCTTTAATCCCTGAACTCAGGTTGCTGCAAGACTGCATACAAAACGCCCATCACCATCTCGACGTGCTTGACCATACTTTTCAGGCCTTCTCTTTTCTAGAAGAAATCATGGAAAGGCCGGAACAGCATTTTCCCGACTTTGTCTCTGAGATCAAGACCTATCTGGCCCATGAAAACCGGCCGGCCCTGCTCAAGCTGGCCATCCTGCTCCATGACCTGGGCAAACCAGCTACCCGGTCTGAAGATGGGGCAGGCAGGGTCCATTTTTATAAACATGAGGTCATCGGGGTAAAAACAGCCGCACAGATCGCAGGCAGATTCCGACTTTCCAGGGCCGAAGAAACCTTTATATGCTTCATTATCCGTCATCACCTTCAGCCTTTTCATCTTTTTACCGCTCAGGCTGCCAATAAACTTCAGCCAAAAGGAATCTACCGCTTTGGCCGGTCAGCCGGCCCCGAACTGTGGGGGCTGCTGCTTCACGCCCTGGCCGATGCCATGGCCACCAGGGGTCCGGCCTCAGAGATTCATGGCGGTCTTCCAAGCCTTCTGGCCTTTTTTAAACACCTCATCCTGGAAATAACGCAACAAAGCCAGAAACTCCCCCGGCTGGTCACCGGCACCGATCTCATGACCGCTTTCGGGCTGCCTTCCTCTCCCCTGATTGGCCGTTTACTAGTGTCCATTGAGGAAGCGCAGGTCACAGGTCAGATTCATAATAAAAACGAGGCGTTAATTTTAACAGCGCAATTACTCAAAGAGCAAAAATGA
- a CDS encoding HD domain-containing protein has product MSTHIPNREEALAVLKEYTQSEALLNHALAVEAVMRYIARKRGEDEEKWGVIGLIHDLDYDQFPDEHCTRTKSILEEKGWPEEYIRAAISHGWGIVTDVEPKTDLEKTLYAIDELTGLVTAVALVRPSKSVMDMKVKSVKKKWKDKRFAAGVRRDLIEQGAGMLGVDIAELMTDTIMGMREAADEIGL; this is encoded by the coding sequence ATGAGCACACATATCCCAAATCGAGAAGAGGCCCTGGCCGTGTTAAAGGAATACACCCAGAGTGAGGCCTTGCTCAATCATGCCCTGGCTGTCGAGGCAGTCATGCGGTACATCGCGCGAAAGCGCGGCGAGGATGAAGAAAAGTGGGGCGTAATCGGACTGATCCACGATCTGGATTACGATCAATTTCCAGACGAACACTGCACCAGAACGAAGAGTATTCTTGAAGAAAAGGGATGGCCTGAAGAATACATCCGGGCCGCTATCTCCCACGGCTGGGGGATCGTCACCGATGTGGAGCCGAAGACCGACCTGGAAAAGACGCTTTACGCCATTGACGAGCTAACGGGCCTTGTGACCGCCGTGGCCCTGGTGCGGCCATCCAAAAGCGTCATGGACATGAAGGTCAAATCGGTCAAAAAAAAGTGGAAGGATAAACGCTTTGCCGCCGGTGTGAGGCGGGATCTTATTGAACAAGGCGCCGGGATGCTGGGCGTTGATATCGCTGAACTGATGACCGACACCATCATGGGCATGCGGGAAGCGGCGGATGAGATCGGTTTGTGA
- the mce gene encoding methylmalonyl-CoA epimerase, with protein sequence MKIKRIAHLGIAVSDLTQARTFYTDMLDLSIDHEERVDELKTAFVPLGQTNLELIQDTEPDGVIARHIDKRGEGIQHVAFEVEDIDQALKELKTKGVRLIDEVARPGAHGSRVAFLHPKATNGVLTELVEYLREK encoded by the coding sequence ATGAAGATCAAGCGCATCGCTCACCTGGGGATCGCTGTAAGCGATTTAACCCAGGCTCGAACCTTTTATACTGACATGCTGGATTTGTCCATAGATCATGAAGAGAGGGTGGATGAACTTAAAACCGCTTTTGTGCCATTAGGGCAGACTAACCTGGAGTTGATCCAGGACACCGAACCGGACGGGGTAATCGCCAGACATATTGACAAGCGAGGTGAGGGAATCCAGCATGTGGCCTTTGAGGTGGAGGATATAGATCAGGCGCTTAAAGAGCTCAAAACCAAGGGTGTCCGGCTCATTGACGAAGTTGCCCGCCCTGGCGCTCATGGGTCCAGGGTGGCTTTCCTTCATCCTAAAGCCACGAATGGCGTTTTGACCGAACTGGTAGAATATCTAAGAGAAAAGTAA
- a CDS encoding cytoplasmic protein translates to MADQRPPRSPRKQNKPRSQFTEFDATELFCPTCQRPMPVRKRLLLVLPEGDKYEYLCVQCGTTLGNKIDKNAPDQVRLII, encoded by the coding sequence ATGGCTGACCAAAGACCTCCGAGATCACCGCGAAAACAAAATAAGCCCCGGTCCCAATTCACTGAATTCGATGCGACTGAGCTTTTTTGTCCCACCTGTCAGCGGCCCATGCCGGTGCGCAAGCGGCTGCTTCTGGTCCTGCCTGAAGGTGATAAATACGAATACCTCTGCGTCCAGTGCGGCACAACCCTAGGTAACAAGATTGATAAGAACGCCCCTGACCAGGTCCGCCTCATTATTTGA